The sequence CTTCTTTCTTTTTCACGGCGCCGCCGCGGTTGTTGTACGCATCGAGCAGCTCACCTGCCAGCCGGTTGGTCATCCCCTTCTCGCCGCGAGCGCGTGCGTAGTTGATGAGCCAGCGAATGGCCAGGGCCACCTGGCGATCGGAACGAACCTCCATGGGAACCTGGTAGGTCGCGCCGCCAACCCGACGGGGCTTGACTTCCATGTGCGGCTTGACGTTGTCGAGAGCCCTTTCGAACGCGCGGAGAGGCTCCTCGCTGGTCTTCTCGGCAAGCTCACCCAGGGACTGGTAGAAAATTCGCTCGGCCACACTCTTCTTACCATCAACCATGAGCCGGCTGATGAACTTCGCGGCCAGTCTGCTCTTATAAATAGGATCGGGAGTGATCTCCCTCTTGGGTACAGATCCTTTACGGGGCATAGCTTCCGTCCTCCGGTGCTATTTAGGACGCTTGGCGCCGTACTTGGAGCGGCCTTGACGACGGTCGGAGACGCCGGCCGTATCCAGGCTGCCGCGAACAATGTGGTAGCGCACGCCGGGCAAGTCCTTGACGCGGCCGCCGCGGATCAGAACCACGGAGTGTTCCTGAAGGTTGTGGCCTTCACCGGGAATGTACGCCGTGACCTCGATACCGTTGGTCAGACGGACACGCGCAACCTTCCGCAACGCCGAGTTCGGCTTTTTGGGGGTCGTGGTGTAAACGCGTGTGCATACGCCTCGGCGCTGGGGGCATTCCAGAAGCGCGGGCGTCTTCTTGCGCTTGAGCACCTTGGCCCGTTGCTTGCGTACGAGCTGGTTGATAGTCGGCATGCAGCTTCCTCCACTTACGGAATCAATTTCTGTGCAAAGACAGAGGTCAATATGTGATCCACTGACGGCTGTCAAGGCTCCAGACAAAAAAAATCGACAGCACCCAAAATGCCGTCAGCGGGTGCACGTGCGAAAGGTCCAAAACGGACCAGGGGCGGCGCACGGATGGCTATGCCCCTTCGTCGTGGAATGTGGCAAATACAAGAGGATCGAATCCCTGGCAAGCAAAAGAATGCTTTTTTTCCGAATTTTCCCTGCCTTTTCCTCTCCGGTTACTCGTTTTTCTCCCATTGAAATATTGCACCGCGTGCTCCAGTGCTTGACACAACCCCGCAAACATACCATCTTTCTTCAATCTTTCCGGCGCATTCACTCCAACACTAAGTGTGTCCACCGAGCCATGACATTTTCTTCCCGCGTTGCCTGGGCCGGCAACCCCTATTTTTCCGACCGACTTGCCGACCGGGGCTGGCGCATCACCCATATCCCGCTCAAAAAGTCTTTCATCGACTGGCCCCATATAGTGGAAGCCTGCGGCGGCGAACCGTCGCTCTTCATTCTGGGCGACCGCAGCTCCGCCCCACTCCTGCGCGGCGTGGAGCGGTTTCCCTGCCCCACCGTCTCCATCTTTGTGGACACCCATATCCACAGCTGGCATCCGCTCTACGCTCAGGCTTTCGACCTCGCCACTGTGGCGATGCGCGATCATCTTGAATCCTTCCGCGGCCGGCTCCTGCCCGACGACCGACTGCTGTGGCTGCCGTTGTTCGCCCGCAAGGACGATGCGCCGCAGCCCGATGTGAAACAGGTTCACGATCTGCTCTTCGTGGGCAAGGTGGATGCCGATCTCACCCCGGGCAGGCACCGCTTTCTCCACGAGCTGGCCGAGCACGCGCCTCTCACCATGCTGCGCGGCCCCTACCGCGAGCTGTTCCCTACGGGCAAACTCATCCTCAACGAATCCGAACGTGGCGACCTGAACTTCCGCGTCTTCGAGGCGCTGGGCTGCGGGTGCTGCCTGCTCACCCCGGACGTGGGCCACGGCCTGCGCGATCTCTTCACCGACGGCGAGGACCTTTTCCTCTACCCGCCCGGCGATGTCCGGGCTGTCGCGGAACTGACGCGGCGGCTTCTGGAGAATGACCACACCCGGCACCGTGTCGCAGCCTCTGGCCTGGCCAGGGTGGATACTTCGCACCGGGATTCCCACCGTGCCGAGCAGTTTGAAAATTGGCTGGCCGGCTTCGACATGACCGCCCTCGCGACGGAACGCCTCAGCCGGGCGAGCCGAATCAAACGTGAGTTTCTGAACGTCATCTATCTGCATCTGGCCGAGAGCTGCGCGGGTACGGACGCCGCCCGCCTCTACCTGCGCGAGGCGAAATCTTCCTGAACCCCGGGGACATCCGGCGGCCCCCGGACGTTCCCCTCGTACCTGGAATCACTACTTTCCGGTCTGCTATTTGCATGCTTCTTTCCAAGAACGCAGGACGACACGCCTCCTGCGTGGCGATTCCAAGAAGGAGCACGCTTCATGGCAGAATTCGACCCGGGCACGCTCAAAGCCCTGGCAGACATAGCCAAACGCACGCCCAAGAAGGACAACTGCGTCATCTTCATGGGCCGCATCGGCGGCGCGCTCATAGACAACGTGAAGTACGCCTACCTCGACTGCGTGCGTCATTTTCCCGAGCTTGCCGGCTATTTCCTCACCCACGACCCGGCCCAGCGCGACCTGCTGGCCCGGCACAATCTGCCTGTGCTGCTCTTTCCCGATCCCGACGCGGTGCAGATCTGCGCGCGGGCGTCTGTGGTGGTGAGCGACGATTTCTGGTGGCGGGCGCACAGCCCGGTGCACGCCCTGCTCCAGGAGGCGCGCACTTTCCAGCTCTGGCACGGCATCCCCCTCAAAGCCATCGGATTTCCCGAGATCGAGTCCTCGGTGAACATGACGGCGGAGAAGGCCGAATACCTGCGCGCCAACTACAGTGGATACGACGCCGTGCTCTCCACATCGCCCCACTTCACGAAGCATGCCTTTGCCCGCGCCTTCGGCGCCAGCGACTTTCCGGAGCTCGGCTACCCCCGCAACGACGGAATGCTCCGGCCGCCGGACAAATACGACATGCTCAACGTGGACGCCGAACTCTACGGAGAGCTGCGGCAGCGGCGCAAGGACGGCTGGCGCGTGGTCTTCTACATGCCCACGTTCCGCGATACCGGAGGCGATCCGTTCACCGACGGCGCGTTGACGCCGAACCGACTCGTCGATTTCGCGGATCAAAACAAGGTGGTCTTCGTCTGTAAATTCCACCCGTACGTGCAGGCGCGCATCTCCAGCAACGCCGGCGCGGTGCGAGTGTGCGCCTCGCACACGGACCCCTACCCCCTCCTGCGTCTGGCCGATGCGTTGGTGACGGACTATTCGTCCATTTACTTCGATTATCTCCTGCTGCGCAGGCCCATCGTCTTTTTCCAGTACGACCACGAGGCGTACGTAACCCGCAACCGCGAACTGATGCTGGACATGGACGCCGTGACTCCCGGCAGCAAGGCGGCTGACGAGGACGCGCTGTACCGCGTCCTGGCCCAGGTGCTGGACGAGGGCGACCCGTACGCCTGGGAGCGCGACGAACTGTTGCGCCTGAGCTTTGCACACCAGGACGCCGGCTCAGGCAGACGCGTGAACGAATATGTTCTCCAGCAATTCGTCAGGCGGGCAGCCGGGCAGAACCCCGTACCGCAACAGACGACGTACGAGAGGAGCACCATAGAATGAGAGCCGTTATTCTGGCAGCCGGAGTGGGCAGCCGCCTCGGCCGACCGTTTCCCAAGGCGCTGTCCATACTGCCCACGGGCGAGACCATCATGGGCCGGCAGATCCGCCTTTTCCGCGAGGCCGGCATCCGCGAGGTCGTGGTCGTGGTCGGGTTCAAGAAAACGCTCATCATGGAGCAGCATCCCAACGCCTATTACCGGTACAACCCGGTCTACTATATCACGAACACGTCCAAGAGCCTGCTCTGCGCCATCGAGGATCTGGACGATGACGTGCTCTGGGTCAACGGCGACGTG comes from Oceanidesulfovibrio indonesiensis and encodes:
- a CDS encoding glycosyltransferase, which translates into the protein MTFSSRVAWAGNPYFSDRLADRGWRITHIPLKKSFIDWPHIVEACGGEPSLFILGDRSSAPLLRGVERFPCPTVSIFVDTHIHSWHPLYAQAFDLATVAMRDHLESFRGRLLPDDRLLWLPLFARKDDAPQPDVKQVHDLLFVGKVDADLTPGRHRFLHELAEHAPLTMLRGPYRELFPTGKLILNESERGDLNFRVFEALGCGCCLLTPDVGHGLRDLFTDGEDLFLYPPGDVRAVAELTRRLLENDHTRHRVAASGLARVDTSHRDSHRAEQFENWLAGFDMTALATERLSRASRIKREFLNVIYLHLAESCAGTDAARLYLREAKSS
- the rpsL gene encoding 30S ribosomal protein S12, whose protein sequence is MPTINQLVRKQRAKVLKRKKTPALLECPQRRGVCTRVYTTTPKKPNSALRKVARVRLTNGIEVTAYIPGEGHNLQEHSVVLIRGGRVKDLPGVRYHIVRGSLDTAGVSDRRQGRSKYGAKRPK
- the rpsG gene encoding 30S ribosomal protein S7; translation: MPRKGSVPKREITPDPIYKSRLAAKFISRLMVDGKKSVAERIFYQSLGELAEKTSEEPLRAFERALDNVKPHMEVKPRRVGGATYQVPMEVRSDRQVALAIRWLINYARARGEKGMTNRLAGELLDAYNNRGGAVKKKEDTHRMAEANKAFAHYRW
- a CDS encoding CDP-glycerol glycerophosphotransferase family protein; its protein translation is MAEFDPGTLKALADIAKRTPKKDNCVIFMGRIGGALIDNVKYAYLDCVRHFPELAGYFLTHDPAQRDLLARHNLPVLLFPDPDAVQICARASVVVSDDFWWRAHSPVHALLQEARTFQLWHGIPLKAIGFPEIESSVNMTAEKAEYLRANYSGYDAVLSTSPHFTKHAFARAFGASDFPELGYPRNDGMLRPPDKYDMLNVDAELYGELRQRRKDGWRVVFYMPTFRDTGGDPFTDGALTPNRLVDFADQNKVVFVCKFHPYVQARISSNAGAVRVCASHTDPYPLLRLADALVTDYSSIYFDYLLLRRPIVFFQYDHEAYVTRNRELMLDMDAVTPGSKAADEDALYRVLAQVLDEGDPYAWERDELLRLSFAHQDAGSGRRVNEYVLQQFVRRAAGQNPVPQQTTYERSTIE